From one Nitrospirota bacterium genomic stretch:
- a CDS encoding DUF2905 domain-containing protein, protein MGSLGKLLVLIGIVLVVIGGLIMLSGKIPWLGRLPGDIVIQRKNFTFYFPLATSIVISIILTLIFWLIGRR, encoded by the coding sequence TTGGGGTCGCTAGGCAAACTTCTGGTGCTTATAGGAATCGTGCTGGTGGTGATCGGCGGCCTCATCATGCTCTCGGGCAAGATCCCCTGGCTCGGCAGGCTGCCGGGAGATATCGTCATACAGCGGAAGAATTTCACCTTTTACTTTCCGCTCGCTACGAGCATCGTCATCAGTATTATTTTAACGCTTATTTTCTGGTTGATCGGGAGAAGATAA